A part of uncultured Fibrobacter sp. genomic DNA contains:
- the gyrB gene encoding DNA topoisomerase (ATP-hydrolyzing) subunit B — MADEAAEKNYSGSSITVLEGLEAVRVRPAMYIGSTDIRGLHHLVWEVVDNSVDEALAGFCNHIEISILPGNGIRVTDNGRGIPTDIHPKEHIGTIEVVMTKLHAGGKFDSNSYKVSAGLHGVGVSCVNALSNKLVVTVRRNGKVVQQEFSKGIPRGPQAEIGTCDMADTGTSVEFYPDDTIFTETVYVYDTLATRFRELAFLMSGLRLTLTDERDPENKQSDTFCFPGGVSEFVRYVDEHRTPLFNEPIHLVLPDGQYPLEVAMWYNDGYQENFFSFVNNVNTYDGGTHVTGFKTALTRVISKFAQDMPKGKKEAQITSDDIREGLTAVIAIKVSQPQFEGQTKRKLGNSEIASYVNSAFGAKLEEFFQENPAAIRVILDKVYNAALAREAAHRARTLARRKNVLESGGLPGKLADCSSRDPKECEMFIVEGDSAGGSAKMGRSREFQAILPIRGKILNVEKASLHRVLDTEEIQNLVNAIGTGIGTEFKIEKLRYDKIIIMTDADVDGSHIQTLLLTFFFRYMRPLIDAGHIFLAMPPLYKLKVGQKERYLFDENEKDKVMAEVEDKKNVAITRFKGLGEMSPEQLNETTMDPKSRFLKQCYVEDGVLADQIFSMLMGEDVEPRRKFIEENAYKVLGELDI, encoded by the coding sequence ATGGCTGACGAAGCAGCAGAAAAAAATTATAGCGGGTCGAGCATTACCGTCCTGGAGGGATTGGAAGCCGTCCGCGTACGCCCGGCAATGTACATCGGTTCGACCGATATCCGCGGCCTGCACCACCTGGTGTGGGAAGTCGTTGACAACTCCGTCGACGAAGCGCTGGCCGGTTTTTGCAACCATATCGAAATTTCCATCCTCCCGGGGAACGGCATCCGCGTGACCGACAACGGACGCGGCATCCCGACCGACATCCACCCGAAGGAACACATCGGCACCATCGAAGTCGTCATGACCAAGCTGCATGCCGGCGGTAAGTTCGACAGCAACTCCTACAAGGTTTCTGCCGGTCTGCACGGCGTGGGCGTGAGCTGCGTGAACGCGCTCTCGAACAAGCTCGTGGTTACGGTGCGTCGTAACGGGAAGGTCGTGCAGCAAGAATTCTCCAAGGGCATTCCCCGTGGCCCGCAGGCGGAAATCGGCACCTGTGACATGGCCGATACGGGTACGAGCGTCGAGTTCTATCCGGACGACACAATCTTTACCGAAACAGTTTACGTGTACGATACGCTCGCCACGCGCTTCCGCGAACTCGCCTTCCTCATGAGCGGGCTTCGCCTGACGCTGACCGACGAGCGCGATCCCGAAAACAAGCAGAGCGATACATTCTGCTTCCCCGGTGGCGTCTCGGAATTCGTGCGCTACGTGGACGAACACCGCACCCCGCTCTTTAACGAGCCCATTCACCTGGTGCTCCCCGATGGCCAGTACCCGCTCGAAGTCGCCATGTGGTACAACGACGGCTACCAGGAAAACTTCTTCAGCTTTGTGAACAACGTGAACACCTATGACGGCGGTACCCACGTGACGGGTTTCAAGACAGCCCTCACCCGTGTCATCAGCAAGTTCGCGCAAGACATGCCCAAGGGCAAGAAAGAAGCCCAGATTACAAGCGACGACATCCGCGAAGGCCTCACCGCCGTTATCGCCATCAAGGTATCGCAGCCGCAGTTCGAAGGCCAGACCAAGCGCAAGCTCGGCAACTCCGAAATTGCAAGCTACGTGAACTCCGCGTTCGGTGCCAAGCTCGAAGAATTCTTCCAAGAAAACCCGGCAGCCATCCGAGTCATTCTGGACAAGGTCTACAATGCTGCCCTCGCCCGCGAGGCGGCGCACCGCGCCCGTACCCTCGCCCGTCGCAAGAACGTCCTCGAAAGCGGTGGACTCCCTGGCAAGCTCGCCGACTGCAGTAGCCGCGACCCGAAGGAATGCGAAATGTTTATTGTCGAGGGTGACTCCGCTGGTGGTTCGGCCAAGATGGGCCGCAGCCGCGAATTCCAGGCCATCCTCCCTATCCGCGGTAAAATTTTGAACGTCGAAAAGGCAAGCCTCCACCGTGTGCTCGACACCGAAGAAATCCAGAACCTGGTGAACGCCATCGGTACGGGTATCGGTACGGAATTCAAAATTGAGAAGCTCCGCTACGACAAGATTATCATCATGACCGATGCTGATGTGGACGGTTCCCACATCCAGACGCTCTTGCTCACGTTCTTCTTCCGCTACATGCGCCCGCTCATCGATGCTGGCCACATCTTCCTCGCCATGCCGCCGCTGTACAAGCTGAAGGTCGGCCAGAAGGAACGTTACCTGTTCGACGAGAACGAGAAGGACAAGGTAATGGCCGAAGTCGAAGACAAGAAGAACGTCGCGATTACCCGATTCAAAGGTTTGGGCGAAATGTCCCCCGAACAGCTGAACGAAACGACCATGGACCCGAAATCCCGCTTCCTCAAGCAGTGCTACGTGGAAGACGGCGTTCTCGCCGACCAGATTTTCAGCATGCTCATGGGCGAAGACGTGGAACCGCGCCGCAAGTTTATCGAAGAAAACGCTTACAAGGTCCTTGGCGAGCTGGATATTTAA
- a CDS encoding DUF721 domain-containing protein, with product MIEPEFKRPKRRASISGKQVLDIGVLLQMVLDKHHISEDMNFRVLSERFSEVVGDLLLPHVSIVKLDKNTLVLKAASSAWKQELFLQKKAIIDRCNNLLEKPFVRNIRFV from the coding sequence ATGATTGAACCGGAATTCAAGAGACCAAAGAGGAGGGCGAGCATCAGCGGGAAGCAGGTGCTCGATATCGGAGTCCTTTTGCAGATGGTTCTCGACAAGCACCACATCTCCGAAGACATGAATTTCAGGGTGCTCTCGGAGCGGTTTTCCGAAGTGGTCGGAGACCTGCTTTTACCCCACGTTTCGATCGTAAAATTGGACAAGAATACACTGGTCCTAAAGGCCGCCAGTTCGGCATGGAAACAGGAATTGTTCCTGCAAAAAAAAGCTATTATTGACAGGTGTAATAATCTACTAGAAAAGCCCTTCGTACGGAACATCCGTTTCGTCTAA
- a CDS encoding ABC transporter permease yields MNMLAEGLGWLVRKFLHTIFSYFLFVWEMFKNIPGAFLNFHTTVEQMQNVGITSIPVVFAASMATGAIMSWQLAYQFGDMIPMMFVGMAVGKSVMVELCPILTAMVLAGRIGASMCSELGTMAVTEQLDAYKVLGLNPYKFLLAPRLIATVIMIPVLTVLSIFIGIVGGYEVAHLYKEVSFSVFFYGVRMFYQNWDLIVGLIKATLYGYFIASYACFFGFTTHGGAEGVGRATKATVVAGMTSILIGGFVLSKLLLI; encoded by the coding sequence ATGAACATGCTTGCAGAAGGACTCGGATGGCTAGTCCGTAAGTTCCTGCATACCATTTTCTCGTACTTCCTGTTCGTCTGGGAAATGTTCAAGAACATTCCCGGGGCCTTCCTCAATTTCCATACGACTGTCGAGCAGATGCAGAACGTGGGCATCACGAGCATTCCCGTAGTGTTCGCGGCATCGATGGCGACAGGCGCTATTATGTCGTGGCAGCTTGCCTACCAGTTCGGCGATATGATCCCGATGATGTTCGTCGGCATGGCTGTAGGCAAGTCGGTGATGGTGGAACTCTGCCCGATTCTTACCGCGATGGTGCTGGCAGGCCGCATTGGCGCTTCGATGTGTTCCGAACTGGGCACGATGGCCGTGACCGAGCAGCTGGACGCTTACAAGGTGCTAGGGCTCAACCCCTACAAGTTCCTGCTCGCCCCGCGCCTGATTGCAACCGTCATCATGATTCCCGTGCTCACGGTGCTGAGCATCTTCATCGGCATCGTGGGCGGGTACGAAGTGGCCCACCTGTACAAGGAAGTCTCGTTCTCCGTATTCTTCTACGGCGTGCGCATGTTCTACCAGAACTGGGACCTCATTGTAGGCCTCATCAAAGCAACGCTGTACGGCTACTTCATCGCAAGCTACGCCTGCTTCTTTGGCTTTACCACGCACGGCGGCGCCGAAGGCGTGGGACGTGCGACCAAGGCGACCGTGGTGGCCGGCATGACAAGTATCCTTATTGGCGGGTTCGTCCTTTCGAAGCTTTTGCTCATCTGA
- a CDS encoding S41 family peptidase, translating into MNSYTKIIRNSFIFALSALCLGYAAQDKKQTPPGDFYDEISRLNKVFSEVNRKYVEDVNPTELTDAALNGIRNILDPHTTVFSPKDYESLKVSMEGKFGGVGITISLRDNVLTVISPLSGTPAFRLGIRAGDKIRKIDGKETKGLSLDDAVSKLRGKIGTNVTVSIEREGVPDLMDFTITRAEIVVHAVPYYGMVTKDIGYIKLATFSDKTTSDVENAIKALQKQGMKKIILDLRYNPGGLLNQAVEISELFLKQGNVIVSTRGRTQKTESRARKNGIVKPEVPMVVLVNQGSASAAEIVSGALQDWDRALIIGKTSFGKGSVQTIFPLDNQGNALKLTTAFYYLPFGRCINKPENGIKGLKLQEEEDSEDEEESKADSAKKDTVVRDTFYTNNGRMMFGGGGISPDVDIELSPMPWVVQVQERMAMYFKFAVKARPGLDKAGIKMDANWEVPDSLYTQFKDYCMKDTNFMKVKSNALIGVDQLEKSIIREQNYMGDSSKTVTDTTLAKRLAEMRKALENKRDAQFDENKDYIKDGIKRELLTAMVNDSVSTAFSLKRDEQLKEAIKYLTDMNLYKKAISAPAKGASKKAPTKKK; encoded by the coding sequence ATGAATTCCTACACGAAGATTATCCGCAACAGTTTTATATTCGCCCTTTCGGCCCTTTGCCTCGGCTATGCAGCCCAAGACAAGAAGCAGACCCCTCCGGGCGATTTCTACGATGAAATTTCCCGCCTGAACAAGGTCTTTTCCGAAGTCAACCGCAAGTATGTGGAAGACGTCAACCCCACCGAGCTCACCGATGCGGCCCTGAACGGCATCCGCAACATCCTGGACCCGCACACTACCGTGTTCTCGCCCAAGGACTACGAGAGCCTCAAGGTCTCGATGGAAGGCAAGTTCGGCGGCGTGGGTATCACCATCAGCCTCCGCGATAACGTGCTCACCGTGATTTCTCCGCTGAGCGGCACCCCCGCATTCAGGCTCGGCATCCGTGCAGGCGACAAGATTCGCAAGATTGACGGCAAGGAGACCAAGGGACTCTCCCTGGACGACGCCGTTAGCAAGCTCCGCGGCAAGATCGGCACCAACGTGACCGTTTCCATCGAACGCGAAGGCGTGCCCGACCTCATGGACTTCACCATCACCCGTGCCGAAATCGTGGTCCATGCGGTTCCGTACTACGGCATGGTCACCAAGGACATCGGCTATATCAAGCTCGCCACCTTTAGCGACAAGACCACGAGCGATGTAGAAAATGCCATCAAGGCCCTGCAGAAACAGGGCATGAAGAAGATTATCCTCGACCTCCGCTACAACCCGGGCGGACTTTTGAACCAGGCTGTCGAAATCAGTGAATTGTTCCTCAAGCAAGGCAACGTCATCGTGAGCACTCGCGGCCGCACCCAGAAGACGGAGAGCCGTGCCCGCAAGAACGGCATCGTCAAGCCCGAAGTTCCCATGGTCGTCCTCGTGAACCAAGGTTCCGCCAGCGCCGCCGAAATCGTGTCCGGCGCTCTGCAAGACTGGGACCGCGCCCTCATCATCGGTAAGACGAGTTTTGGCAAGGGTTCCGTGCAGACCATCTTCCCGCTCGACAACCAGGGTAACGCCCTCAAGCTCACCACGGCATTCTACTACCTGCCCTTCGGCCGCTGCATCAACAAGCCGGAGAACGGCATCAAGGGGCTGAAGTTGCAGGAAGAAGAGGACAGCGAAGATGAAGAAGAATCCAAGGCCGATTCCGCAAAGAAGGATACCGTGGTCCGCGACACGTTCTACACGAACAACGGACGCATGATGTTCGGCGGTGGCGGCATCTCGCCGGATGTCGACATTGAACTTTCTCCGATGCCTTGGGTCGTGCAGGTGCAAGAACGCATGGCGATGTACTTCAAGTTCGCCGTCAAGGCCCGTCCGGGCCTCGACAAGGCCGGCATCAAGATGGATGCAAACTGGGAAGTTCCCGACTCGCTCTACACGCAGTTCAAGGACTACTGCATGAAGGACACCAACTTCATGAAGGTGAAGAGCAACGCACTTATCGGCGTGGACCAGCTCGAGAAGAGCATCATCCGCGAACAGAACTACATGGGCGACAGTTCCAAGACCGTCACCGACACGACGCTCGCAAAGCGCCTCGCCGAAATGCGCAAGGCCCTCGAGAACAAGCGTGACGCCCAGTTCGACGAGAACAAGGACTATATCAAGGACGGCATCAAGCGAGAACTCTTGACCGCCATGGTCAACGACTCGGTGAGCACGGCATTCTCGCTCAAGCGCGACGAACAGCTCAAAGAAGCCATCAAGTACCTGACCGACATGAACCTTTACAAGAAGGCCATCAGCGCGCCGGCAAAGGGTGCGTCCAAGAAGGCACCCACCAAGAAGAAATAG
- a CDS encoding RNA polymerase sigma factor RpoD/SigA, protein MIKTSRSRDEKDIFFQYLNDIAQYPLLSKEQEKVVLRKVQQGNRAAMDLLVKSNLRFVVNIAQLYRGQGLDVNELINEGNMGLIEAARRFDSNQKIKFISYAVWWVRQNITRAIAEKGRLVRISAEKELILRRFSRHAKETRQLIGGTVAIDPKSLEGLSKYKAADIEKILMMGNKAASLDAPIGEDGEMTLGDTISDESLRTDELALRRTRAEAFSKVLSDNLTRQEKQVVELYYGFKSETDINLKEIAPVVGLSKERVRQLKETALAKLRNNSASALLNEAA, encoded by the coding sequence ATGATTAAGACATCGCGCAGCAGGGACGAAAAGGACATCTTTTTTCAATATCTTAACGATATCGCTCAGTACCCGCTGCTATCCAAGGAACAGGAGAAGGTCGTTCTCCGCAAGGTCCAGCAGGGTAACAGAGCCGCGATGGATCTCTTGGTCAAGTCCAACCTCCGCTTCGTCGTGAACATCGCCCAGCTTTACAGGGGCCAGGGTCTCGACGTCAACGAGCTCATCAACGAAGGTAACATGGGTCTCATCGAGGCCGCCCGCCGTTTTGACTCGAACCAGAAAATCAAGTTTATCAGCTACGCCGTGTGGTGGGTCCGCCAGAACATCACCCGCGCCATTGCCGAAAAGGGCCGCTTGGTCCGCATCAGCGCCGAAAAGGAACTCATCCTCCGCCGATTCAGCCGCCATGCCAAGGAAACCCGCCAGCTTATCGGTGGAACGGTCGCCATCGACCCCAAGAGCCTCGAAGGGCTTTCCAAGTACAAAGCCGCCGATATCGAGAAGATTCTCATGATGGGTAACAAGGCCGCCTCCCTGGACGCTCCTATCGGCGAAGATGGCGAAATGACCCTCGGCGACACAATTTCGGACGAAAGCCTGCGCACCGACGAACTCGCCCTGAGGCGCACCCGCGCCGAAGCATTCTCCAAGGTGCTTTCGGACAATCTCACCCGCCAAGAAAAGCAAGTTGTCGAGCTCTATTACGGGTTCAAATCCGAAACCGATATTAACCTCAAGGAAATCGCGCCCGTTGTCGGTCTTTCCAAGGAACGCGTCCGCCAGCTCAAGGAAACCGCCCTTGCAAAGCTCCGCAACAACAGCGCGAGTGCCCTCTTGAACGAAGCAGCTTAA
- a CDS encoding histidine kinase, whose protein sequence is MTEEKQKNPLVRFFNDKRSLFESLQEMSFERGEKKLIDILNSDQELLDYPIPAFVPFFLLWLFIILFPLMLILDQGYFSSGDIDVRSVLSFYVPLLLTLCIFQVNQKILVPSYIFKKHYLRYFVSNFILVIVALVVREVVFFFLDRSPGDSWGYFVSTYCFSAVKGHFTLWTVLSFVFFIGFVCVICVAYHVMLRQIIRAFVKREQKRSALQYELDFLKSQLSPHFLFNTLNNISALIRIDPKKAESSMEKLSKLLRVMLYQTSDQYITLREDVDILQKYAALERLRFDDDFDFKFETDLENPERKIDPLLVMPLVENAIKHCVNPQGGSFVHINIVQKGDVLEFRSENSNFPRKSQRKSSGLGLVMFEKRLTLLYEGRYEYTKSVKDGVYMCCLKIRLHRVEDAKKMDA, encoded by the coding sequence ATGACAGAAGAAAAGCAAAAAAATCCACTAGTTCGCTTCTTTAATGACAAACGTTCCCTGTTCGAAAGTTTGCAAGAAATGAGCTTTGAACGCGGAGAAAAGAAACTGATTGACATCTTGAACAGCGACCAGGAACTGCTGGACTACCCGATTCCCGCATTTGTTCCGTTTTTCCTGCTTTGGCTGTTCATTATTTTGTTCCCGCTGATGCTCATTCTGGATCAGGGATACTTTTCTTCGGGGGATATAGACGTAAGAAGCGTCCTGTCGTTCTATGTGCCGTTGCTGCTTACTTTGTGCATTTTCCAGGTGAACCAGAAAATTCTTGTTCCAAGCTACATTTTCAAGAAACATTATTTGCGTTATTTTGTTTCGAATTTTATCTTGGTCATAGTCGCCCTTGTTGTCCGAGAGGTGGTGTTCTTCTTCTTGGATCGCTCTCCCGGGGATTCGTGGGGATATTTCGTGAGTACGTATTGTTTCTCTGCGGTTAAGGGCCATTTTACGTTGTGGACTGTGCTTTCCTTTGTCTTTTTCATTGGCTTTGTCTGTGTCATTTGCGTGGCCTACCATGTAATGCTCCGTCAGATTATCAGAGCGTTTGTCAAGCGCGAACAGAAAAGGTCTGCTTTGCAATACGAACTGGACTTCCTCAAGAGCCAATTGAGTCCGCACTTTTTGTTCAATACGCTGAACAACATTTCTGCACTGATCCGGATTGACCCGAAAAAGGCGGAATCGTCGATGGAGAAACTTTCGAAGCTGTTGCGGGTGATGCTTTACCAGACTTCAGACCAGTACATCACCTTGCGGGAGGACGTGGATATCTTGCAGAAATATGCGGCGCTCGAAAGGCTCCGTTTTGATGATGATTTTGATTTTAAGTTCGAAACGGATTTGGAAAATCCCGAACGAAAGATTGATCCGTTGCTAGTGATGCCGCTAGTGGAAAATGCCATAAAGCATTGCGTAAATCCCCAGGGGGGTAGCTTTGTCCACATCAACATTGTGCAAAAGGGAGATGTTCTCGAATTCCGTTCGGAGAATTCCAATTTCCCGAGAAAGTCCCAGCGCAAGTCAAGTGGCCTTGGACTCGTGATGTTCGAGAAACGGCTTACTCTTTTGTACGAAGGTCGCTATGAGTATACGAAGTCGGTCAAGGACGGAGTTTATATGTGCTGTCTGAAAATCCGGTTGCATCGTGTTGAAGATGCCAAAAAAATGGACGCATAA
- the nth gene encoding endonuclease III: MNAKKKIQFISEKLDELFPNPPIPLDHSDAYTMLVAVVLSAQCTDIRVNQVTKVLFKKANTPAAMVKLGQKRIAEIIKPCGFFNTKSAGIYNLSKTLVEKYNGEVPHTFEELEKLPSVGHKTASVVMSHIFKVPAFPVDTHIHRLAERWGLSDGSSVEKTEKDLKKAFPENEWEKRHLQIIYFGRTYCKARGHKAEECPICSVVGI, translated from the coding sequence ATGAACGCCAAGAAGAAAATCCAATTCATCTCCGAGAAGCTGGACGAACTGTTCCCGAATCCGCCCATTCCGCTCGACCATTCCGATGCCTACACGATGCTTGTCGCCGTGGTGCTGAGCGCCCAGTGTACAGACATCCGCGTCAATCAGGTGACGAAGGTTCTCTTCAAGAAGGCGAACACCCCGGCCGCCATGGTCAAGCTCGGGCAGAAACGCATCGCCGAAATCATCAAGCCCTGCGGATTTTTCAACACCAAGAGTGCCGGAATCTACAACCTCTCCAAAACACTCGTAGAGAAGTACAACGGCGAAGTCCCGCACACCTTCGAGGAACTGGAAAAGCTCCCCAGCGTAGGCCACAAGACCGCAAGTGTCGTCATGAGCCATATTTTCAAGGTTCCCGCATTCCCGGTAGACACACACATCCACCGATTGGCGGAACGCTGGGGGCTCAGCGACGGGAGTTCCGTAGAAAAAACGGAGAAGGACCTGAAAAAGGCCTTCCCCGAAAACGAATGGGAAAAACGTCACCTGCAAATCATCTACTTCGGCCGCACCTACTGCAAGGCGCGCGGGCACAAGGCCGAAGAATGCCCGATTTGCAGCGTCGTCGGAATCTAG